gagcaggaaaaaaaaaaatggggaaaagaaagtAAGGGATAGTTTCCTTCGCATGGCCTCTGTTATTGACCAAAAGGACTGCTTCCTCATACTGATTTTAGACACAGAGTGTTTATTCCTTAATCTAAAACAGTGATTCTCAAATAAGGGGCAGCTCTGTTCAAGAGGGACTTTCAAGACTCTCCAGAGAGGTTCTATCCAATATATATAAGCCCTTAACTTCGTCCCCAGTTGAGAATCAGTGCACAGGGTAGAACTTACTGATGGGAATGTAGTATACATACGAACAGTGTCAGACAGAACAAAAAGCTAAAAACCCCTAGTCAGTGGGGCAGACATCAGAATTATGgagtgattcctttttttttttttctgattaagttACAAACAAGTAGCTAAACTCCATGACCAAACTCCATGCTGCACAGCCAAGAACAGTTTGTCCACTTATCTGGAGTAACCATACTAGATTAAAGAAATACAATTCTGTCATCCTAAAGACAATTTCCAGAACGATCCGCCTGTCCCAATGAGGTACTTGATACCAGGATTAGCACAGGCTAATCACTGTATGGTTTCTTAGAAGACtggcttttctctatttctttctctttgatacTGTACAAGGGGTCCACCAATTTGTTATGAACAAGCATTAAAcctacaaaaaattaaaaacaaaagttgttAATGCAGGTAGAGGCAGAGTTCCATTATCAACAGTAACATCCAGGAGCTCTCAAATTTTGTCCTAGAACTGGTACTCATCATCATTTTTCTGTGGGCCCAAATGATAAACATCTTaagaataggaaaagaatttgttATTCCTATTGAATGCTAGAATCCATGGGACTTTTATAAATTCAGTCTCTAGGACAGTTGGCCATTTGTTCACCAAAGAACCAATTCCTATTCGCCTGCTCAGTAAATGAGGATTTTCATGTTTGAAGCAGTGAGTGTCCTCtttaagtagaagaaaaaatatctttatgacaGTTCAGTGCCTTGACTAGAAGGAAAAGGCCTGTATGAgatctgaaaagagaaaaaacctgAGGCTCAGTATCACTGCAAGGAGTTTACCAAATTGCCCTAGAACTCCAActttgatttcattcttttcccctcCTCAGAGCAAGTAGGTCTCCAAAAATGGACCCTTACAGTCATGGATGGGAAGAAAACACTGTATTCTGGGAGgagggtttgatttttttttttaaatcacagttgtGAATTACAGTGGTCAGAGCATGCAAGCTAGATCCACTCTTCACTCCTGGCATGTCTGAAGTTGGCTACCTACTCTCTGACCCACCTCACCCTCACCTTTGAAATACTTGACAGTCTTCACTTTCAACTCCAGGGTAGCGTCCTCGTCGCACACAAACACTGTGCGGGGATGCTGCTGGAAGGCAGACACGGTCCACATGTGGTTCACTCCCTCCTCGATGGCCTTGTACAGAGCAAACGCCTTGTGAGCACCTGTGATGAGGATCATCACCTGGGGATCAGAAGACAAGCCTGTgatggaggagaaggagcagcaaAACTGGAAGTCCAGACACCTGAATTCTAGTCTGGCCACCCAAAGTGATCGTAAGGACCACTGTTTTTATATGTCATTGTAAGTCGTTAGCATGGGGCACACTGTGCTCCATGCTCTATGCGCTTTATCACACAAGTAGCCTGAAGTGGGGAGCATCATTATCCCTACCTTCTAGGATAAGGAAGTAGGTTCTGTGATGGGGGTTTAAGTAGCCTGCCCCAGGTCGTTTCTAACCTAGAGTCCGTGCTCTTGACCACCACGTAATTGTGCCTTCTGGCACCTCTGATGATGTCTGTGAAAGTGCCCTGTGAACACATGTGCCGTGTTCACACATGCACACCGAGGCCCACACCTTATCCCAACTGTTCTGACGCTAGGTCCCAGGGCTTCTAGGGTGGGTGAGTTTTCAGTGACAAACTGAAAAAGAGGGGTCACAATTGGCACTGTCTACACGGAGGCCTTGGAAGCAATGGTGAGAGTTATCTGTGTGGCTGCTAAGGTTGAATCCAAATAAGGCTGCCCCTTAATCTGGTCACTTTTCAATTCAGAGTATTAGACCTGCTCGTGTGACTTGGAGTAATGCTTTTTGTCTAAGTAAAACAGGCACAGACTCCCCTCAACGCTTAAAATATCAAGATGTCAAGTGTTGGAAAGTGATTATAAATAGCTCTCCATATACCCTTTCATTGTAATTCACTTGTATCATGGAGTTGTGAGCAGGATCTACTGTTCCTTGcttgaaagatgaaaaaacagaGGCACAAAGAGAAATGTGACTTGGACGCcagaattcattttcaaaaagagaatTTCCAGATTTCCAGCCCCAGGTCCTTTCTGCACACTACAGGAACAGCCCTCAAACCACAGTTATTTACCAAAACCAGCAAAATGATCTCCCTAGGTACTGATTCAAGGTTACCCAACAGAAATCTGCAGCCGTTTCACAAAAGTTCATTTTAGACAGGAAATCTTTTTCACTGATTTACATGTTTGTTTACAGACTTGGGCAAGGAAAAGTTGAAGCTAAAATTTCTGTAGCTGCTTCTCACTGAATAtatcagaaatgaagagaaaaagctTCTAATGAAAGTAAGGAAACTGGAGCCACCAAAAAATTCTAATGATACCCAGATTTCTATGGGAAGACTTACTAAATTCAGGTCAAGATACTATTTCTATCACACTTCTCCACATTTATGAATCTCTACACACAGGGCTATAAGCACAAGCATCTTGCAGTTGCAGGGGGAGCTCCCTTCAAGCAGTGACTGACCGCCACCAACTGCAGGGAACCAGAGGGCCCCCTCAGTACCTGGGCAGGTACAAATTCATATTCTGACATTAGTGATGCTGGGTAAGCAGAGACTAGGAGCCTGCAGCTTTCTGGGCAGTCACTGTCAAAAGGTTTCACCTCACACTGGGAAGAATGGTTACTTCCAGAGAAGGAGAACAGTGAAGGGTCTCAGTTGGGACTTTAGCCTTATTTataatgtcttcatttttaataaaagtgaaTTCAGGTGGTACTTGTATAGTTAAAATTAGCAGCAAAAAGACATGTCTAGctccgccccccctccccccaccccaggccaatGAAAGGCCTATGAATCCCTTGCACCCTTACCTCTCTAGCATCCATGACAGTGCCCACGCCCACCGTCAGGGCCATAGTGGGCACCTTGGCAAGATCTCCATCGAAGAACCTAGCATTGGCTAGGATGGTGTCCATGGCCAGCGTCTTCACACGGGTCCTAGATACCAGACTGGAGCCCGGCTCGTTGAAGGCAATGTGTCCATCAGGGCCGATGCCTGCCCAAGAGAGATGGGGCAGCCCTGTTGATACCAGGGATCCAAGACTTCAAGAATGGACAATTCCTCCTTCCCCACTTAGGGTCTGAAAAAAATCCTTGAAAACCGTGTCTCTTACCTCATTCAGTTAAGATAACACTTTAAGCATCTGATCTTCCCCGCTTGTTTCTAGCTGaggcatacacacacattgtTAACTTGCTAACCACCTCAGAAAGCCAAGGAGAGAGCAATTCAAAAAGCTTCTGCCCCCCAGATCATCCAAGTGTAACTTTTCTCTTGTCTGCCACTAGTCATGGGTCCCACTGCTCGGACAGTCACACTGAATAAAACACATACAAGGCCTGGAAAGGGGCCGCCAGGTTTATAATATCTCAAAACATGAGCATTCCTAGCCTCTTCCTCCCCACTTGGAAGTAAAGAAGGGTTAAATCTGGAGCAGTAAAaaacttcaacttcagcctcCCACCTCCACCATCTGTAGGTGACTCCAGAGGCCATGACAGACGGAAGTGTAAGAGGGCAACTCAGGGTAGGGAGACCCTAGGTCCCCACCCTCTCTCTGCTGCTCTGGCTGGCTGACCC
The nucleotide sequence above comes from Bos indicus isolate NIAB-ARS_2022 breed Sahiwal x Tharparkar chromosome 7, NIAB-ARS_B.indTharparkar_mat_pri_1.0, whole genome shotgun sequence. Encoded proteins:
- the GNPDA1 gene encoding glucosamine-6-phosphate isomerase 1 codes for the protein MKLIILDHYSQASEWAAKYIRNRIIQFNPGPDKYFTLGLPTGSTPLGCYKKLIEYYKNGDLSFKYVKTFNMDEYVGLPRDHPESYHSFMWNNFFKHIDIHPENTHILDGNAADLQAECDAFEEKIKAAGGIELFVGGIGPDGHIAFNEPGSSLVSRTRVKTLAMDTILANARFFDGDLAKVPTMALTVGVGTVMDAREVMILITGAHKAFALYKAIEEGVNHMWTVSAFQQHPRTVFVCDEDATLELKVKTVKYFKGLMLVHNKLVDPLYSIKEKEIEKSQSSKKPYSD